The sequence AGGTCATCTGCGCGGAGCTGGGCGCATTGATGTTGGACACGTAGCCCACCGAGGTGTCGATGGAGAGCTTGTCCAGGCCCGACTGCTCGGTGTACCGCAGCCGGTGGCCCATCTGCTGGGAGTTGATGCCCACCAGGCCGTCGTCATCGTTGTCGCCGGACACGCCGTCGCCCTTGCCCGCGGCGCCGTCGTTGTCGCAGTCATCGACGCAGTAGCCGTCCCCGTCCGGATCGAAGAAGAACTCCTTCACCAGGTACAGGGCCGGGTTGACGCTGAGCCCCGTCTGGGCGGTCATCAGCGAGCCATACAGCGACGCGTAGTTGGTGCTGATCGGATAGGCGGCGTTGAAGGCCTTCGCCCCCGTCGTCTTCCCATCCGCCGCGTCGAAGTCATTGTAGGTGAGCGCCTTGGCGGCCCCGTAGCCGTCATTGCCCGCGCCGTAGATGGCATCTCCGAACATGCGCGCCAGCGCGTCCACGACGCCGGTGACGCCGTTGCCGAGCTTCAGCACCCACTGGGCGACCGGCGAGCCGCGGTGCGGCGAGGAGACGCTCACGAGCGCCTTCACGGCGGTGTAGCCCTTGCGCTCCCGGAGCAGGCGCGCGGCCTTGCGGATGTCGATGCCGCCCTGGGAGTGGCCCACGAGGCTCACGTACTTGGCGCCCGAGGTGGCCATGTAGCTTTCGATCTGGTTGGCCAGCTGGAGCCCGCGCACCTCGGAGCTCTCGAAGGGCTGCACGGCGGCGACGAACGACTTCTGCCCGGAGTTGATCAGATCGTTGCAGTACACCTCCAGGAACTCGTCACAGGGGTCGCCCACGAAGGTGCCGTAGTCATCCCCCCAGTAGTCCAGGCCCAAAATGTTGTCGAAGCCGGCCATGCCGTGCGCGAACACCACGGGGTAGGTCGTCTTCTCGGCGGCGGCCAACGCGGGGGTGGCCATGCCGAGGGAACCTGCGGCCAACGCTGCCAGAAGGAACGGGCGCTTCTGCTTCATGGGGGACTCCTTGGTGGGGGAGAGACGGCGGCGTGCGGCAACGCCAGGGGCCGCACCCAGAAGGGCCTGAGCGCCGGCCTCGCCGGGCCATGGCCTCCTGACGCGTCAAATGATTGCGCGAGACCTGACTGATAAGTCAAACGGATTGCAGGCAGCCGCAGGGCTC is a genomic window of Stigmatella erecta containing:
- a CDS encoding esterase/lipase family protein, whose product is MKQKRPFLLAALAAGSLGMATPALAAAEKTTYPVVFAHGMAGFDNILGLDYWGDDYGTFVGDPCDEFLEVYCNDLINSGQKSFVAAVQPFESSEVRGLQLANQIESYMATSGAKYVSLVGHSQGGIDIRKAARLLRERKGYTAVKALVSVSSPHRGSPVAQWVLKLGNGVTGVVDALARMFGDAIYGAGNDGYGAAKALTYNDFDAADGKTTGAKAFNAAYPISTNYASLYGSLMTAQTGLSVNPALYLVKEFFFDPDGDGYCVDDCDNDGAAGKGDGVSGDNDDDGLVGINSQQMGHRLRYTEQSGLDKLSIDTSVGYVSNINAPSSAQMTSPSSLIIQDHMDVIGVGPDTFSEMEFYAAIFDYVAKND